The Amycolatopsis mongoliensis genome includes a window with the following:
- a CDS encoding putative hydro-lyase has protein sequence MTTFDEPATFTPAQAREVFRRGTARPTTGWANGFTQTNLIAVPEDWAYDVLLFCTRNPQPCPLLDVTDPGDPATRLAEGADLRTDLPRYRIWQNGVLAGEVSDATGLWRSGMVAFSIGCSFTFETALAAEGIPLRHVEQGRNVAMYVTNRQCEPAGRLFGPMVVSMRQIPEDRVDDAVRITRAMPAVHGAPVHVGDPRALGIEDLSRPDFGDPVAAEPGDVPVFWACGVTPQAALMASRPPFAITHAPGYMFITDRHDSEYRMG, from the coding sequence GTGACGACCTTTGACGAACCCGCGACGTTCACACCGGCGCAAGCGCGCGAAGTGTTCCGCCGCGGCACCGCTCGTCCCACCACGGGCTGGGCCAACGGCTTCACCCAAACCAACCTGATCGCCGTGCCCGAGGACTGGGCCTACGACGTCCTGCTGTTCTGCACCCGCAACCCGCAGCCGTGCCCGCTGCTCGACGTCACCGACCCCGGCGACCCGGCCACCCGGCTCGCCGAGGGTGCGGACCTGCGCACCGACCTGCCGCGCTACCGGATCTGGCAGAACGGCGTGCTGGCCGGCGAGGTGTCCGACGCGACCGGCCTGTGGCGCAGCGGCATGGTCGCCTTCTCGATCGGCTGCAGCTTCACGTTCGAGACGGCGCTGGCCGCCGAGGGCATCCCGCTGCGGCACGTCGAGCAGGGCCGCAACGTCGCGATGTACGTGACGAACCGGCAGTGCGAGCCCGCCGGGCGACTCTTCGGACCGATGGTCGTGTCGATGCGGCAGATCCCGGAGGACCGCGTCGACGACGCCGTCCGGATCACCCGCGCGATGCCGGCCGTGCACGGCGCGCCCGTGCACGTCGGCGATCCACGGGCACTGGGCATCGAGGACCTTTCCCGGCCGGACTTCGGCGATCCCGTGGCCGCGGAGCCGGGTGACGTCCCGGTCTTCTGGGCCTGCGGCGTCACGCCACAGGCGGCACTGATGGCGTCGAGGCCCCCGTTCGCGATCACCCACGCGCCGGGGTACATGTTCATCACCGACCGCCACGACAGCGAATACCGGATGGGTTGA
- a CDS encoding LamB/YcsF family protein — MDLNSDLGEAFGAWKMGDDEAMLDIVTSANVACGFHAGDPSVMRRVCELAAGRGVAIGAHVGYQDLAGFGRRALDIPPDELANEVLYQIGALDAFARAAGSRVTYVKPHGALYNTAAVDVEQAAAIVDGLRRYDPALALLCLPDSEMQRQAEKAGVVAYAEAFADRAYTSEGKLVSRREPGAVLHDASAVAERAVAMATGGGVVTADGGRLDLRPDSLCVHGDTPGAVELARRIRDGLTGADVPLGAFAG, encoded by the coding sequence ATGGATCTGAACAGCGATCTCGGCGAGGCCTTCGGCGCCTGGAAGATGGGTGACGACGAAGCCATGCTCGACATCGTGACCAGCGCGAACGTCGCGTGCGGCTTCCACGCCGGCGACCCGTCGGTGATGCGGCGGGTGTGCGAGCTGGCGGCCGGGCGCGGCGTCGCGATCGGCGCGCACGTCGGCTACCAGGACCTGGCCGGGTTCGGCAGGCGCGCGCTCGACATCCCGCCGGACGAACTGGCGAACGAGGTGCTCTACCAGATCGGCGCACTGGACGCGTTCGCCCGCGCGGCGGGCAGCCGCGTGACGTACGTGAAACCGCACGGCGCGTTGTACAACACCGCGGCGGTGGACGTCGAGCAGGCCGCGGCGATCGTCGACGGCCTGCGCCGCTACGACCCCGCGCTCGCGCTGCTCTGCCTGCCGGACTCGGAAATGCAGCGGCAGGCCGAAAAAGCGGGCGTGGTGGCGTACGCGGAGGCGTTCGCCGACCGCGCCTACACCTCCGAAGGCAAACTCGTGTCGCGCAGGGAGCCGGGCGCGGTCCTGCACGACGCTTCGGCCGTGGCCGAGCGGGCGGTGGCGATGGCGACCGGCGGCGGGGTCGTCACGGCCGACGGCGGCCGGCTCGACCTGCGCCCGGATTCCCTGTGCGTGCACGGGGACACGCCGGGCGCGGTGGAGCTGGCCCGGCGGATCCGCGACGGGCTGACCGGCGCGGACGTCCCGCTCGGCGCGTTCGCCGGATGA
- a CDS encoding DNA alkylation repair protein, giving the protein MPESTVDDVLAELAALEDPKVRAVNENHGDDHGVNLSKLRAVAKRLKTQQDLARGLWATDDTAAKLLATLICRPKAFERDELDAMLRSARTPKVHDWLVNYVVKKSPHAEELRRSWFADPDPVVASAGWALTTERVAKHPEDLDGLLDVIEKEMKDAPDRLQWAMNHCLAQIGIEHAGHRARAVEIGERLEVLKDYPTPPNCTSPFAPVWIAEMVRRRK; this is encoded by the coding sequence GTGCCCGAATCGACAGTGGACGACGTGCTGGCCGAGCTGGCCGCGCTCGAAGACCCGAAGGTCCGCGCCGTGAACGAGAACCACGGCGACGACCACGGCGTGAACCTGAGCAAGCTGCGCGCGGTCGCGAAACGGCTGAAGACGCAGCAGGACCTCGCACGCGGGCTGTGGGCCACCGACGACACGGCGGCGAAGCTCCTCGCGACGCTGATCTGCCGCCCGAAGGCGTTCGAGCGCGACGAGCTGGACGCCATGCTGCGGAGCGCGCGCACCCCCAAGGTGCACGACTGGCTCGTCAACTACGTCGTGAAGAAGAGCCCGCACGCCGAAGAGCTGCGCCGGAGCTGGTTCGCCGACCCGGACCCCGTGGTCGCGAGCGCCGGCTGGGCGCTGACCACCGAACGCGTGGCGAAGCACCCCGAGGACCTCGACGGCCTGCTCGACGTCATCGAGAAGGAGATGAAGGACGCGCCGGACCGCCTGCAGTGGGCGATGAACCACTGCCTGGCCCAGATCGGGATCGAGCACGCCGGCCACCGCGCCCGGGCCGTCGAAATCGGCGAACGCCTGGAAGTCCTCAAGGACTACCCGACGCCGCCGAACTGCACGTCGCCGTTCGCGCCGGTCTGGATCGCCGAGATGGTGCGCCGCCGGAAGTAG
- a CDS encoding GntR family transcriptional regulator yields the protein MVIEDSDVPGLEADRGLVSRKSTAERVAGVLRKRIAEGFFLPGGRLSEQDIGNALGVSRNTLREAFRLLTHERLLAHELNRGVFVRIPSVEDVVDIYRVRKIIECAAVRGVTAKPASFARIKEKVDIGDEAARTGNWKDLGTANVWFHQELAALSGSERVNELVGRLTAELRLVFHIMAEPRRFHERYLPRNHEILDRIEAGDGPGAEQLLMKYLEDAEDQLVSAYADRAEAARAAVAAE from the coding sequence GTGGTCATCGAAGACAGCGACGTCCCGGGCCTGGAGGCCGACCGCGGCCTGGTCAGCCGCAAGAGCACGGCCGAGCGGGTGGCCGGCGTCCTGCGCAAGCGCATCGCGGAAGGCTTCTTCCTGCCCGGCGGCCGGCTGTCCGAGCAGGACATCGGCAACGCGCTCGGCGTCTCGCGCAACACGCTCCGCGAGGCGTTCCGGCTGCTCACGCACGAACGGCTGCTCGCCCACGAGCTCAACCGCGGGGTCTTCGTCCGGATCCCGAGCGTCGAGGACGTCGTCGACATCTACCGCGTCCGCAAGATCATCGAGTGCGCGGCGGTCCGCGGGGTGACGGCGAAGCCAGCGTCCTTCGCGCGGATCAAGGAGAAGGTCGACATCGGTGACGAGGCCGCCCGCACCGGCAACTGGAAGGACCTCGGCACCGCGAACGTGTGGTTCCACCAGGAGCTGGCCGCGCTGTCCGGCAGCGAGCGCGTCAACGAGCTGGTCGGGCGGCTGACCGCCGAGCTGCGGCTGGTGTTCCACATCATGGCCGAGCCGCGCCGCTTCCACGAGCGCTACCTGCCGCGCAACCACGAGATCCTGGACCGCATCGAGGCCGGCGACGGGCCGGGCGCGGAGCAGCTGCTGATGAAGTACCTCGAGGACGCCGAGGACCAGCTGGTCAGCGCGTACGCCGACCGCGCCGAGGCGGCCCGGGCGGCCGTCGCAGCGGAGTAG
- a CDS encoding ricin-type beta-trefoil lectin domain protein has protein sequence MKKRAAFGALIAASAVVLAPGTAQAATGPITGLGGKCVDVNAASTANGTAIQLYDCNGSNAQQWTVGSDGSLQALGKCLDVTSAGTANGTTIQLWDCNGSNAQKWTANAAKNLVNTGSGKCLDATGNSSANGTRLQIWTCASTANQQWTLPSGGTTPPPGPGVMAVAPYLYNGWGNPPSPQTIQNATGVKWFTLAFILSNGYCNPQWDGGRALTGGVDQNTINAVRAGGGDVIPSFGGYSGNKLESSCGSAGELAAGYQKVISAYGLKAIDIDIEADAYSNPTVQQRTVDALKTVRANNPGIKLYVTFGTGQSGPDNSLVNRAAQAGLTVDGWVIMPFDFGGAGQNMGTLTQRAAEGLKNVVKSAYGYDDDTAYRHMGISSMNGITDNSETVTLNDFTTILAYANQHHLARLTFWSANRDRPCPGAYPNDDTCSGVSQQAWDFTRIFARYAG, from the coding sequence ATGAAGAAACGAGCAGCATTCGGTGCCCTGATCGCCGCGTCGGCGGTGGTGCTCGCCCCGGGCACCGCGCAGGCGGCGACCGGGCCGATCACCGGCCTAGGCGGCAAGTGCGTCGACGTCAACGCCGCGAGCACCGCGAACGGCACGGCGATCCAGCTCTACGACTGCAACGGCTCCAACGCCCAGCAGTGGACAGTCGGGTCCGACGGTTCCCTGCAGGCGCTGGGCAAGTGCCTCGACGTCACCAGCGCGGGCACGGCGAACGGCACCACGATCCAGCTCTGGGACTGCAACGGCTCGAACGCCCAGAAGTGGACGGCCAACGCGGCGAAGAACCTGGTCAACACCGGGTCGGGCAAGTGTCTCGACGCCACCGGCAACTCGAGTGCGAACGGCACCCGGCTGCAGATCTGGACGTGCGCGAGCACGGCCAACCAGCAGTGGACGCTCCCGTCCGGCGGCACGACCCCGCCGCCCGGGCCGGGCGTCATGGCCGTCGCGCCGTACCTCTACAACGGCTGGGGCAACCCGCCGAGCCCGCAGACGATCCAGAACGCCACCGGCGTCAAGTGGTTCACGCTGGCGTTCATCCTGTCCAACGGCTACTGCAACCCGCAGTGGGACGGCGGCCGGGCGCTCACCGGCGGCGTCGACCAGAACACGATCAACGCGGTGCGCGCGGGCGGCGGCGACGTCATCCCGTCGTTCGGCGGCTACTCCGGCAACAAGCTGGAGTCGTCGTGCGGCAGCGCGGGCGAGCTGGCCGCGGGCTACCAGAAGGTGATCAGCGCCTACGGCCTCAAGGCGATCGACATCGACATCGAGGCCGACGCCTACAGCAACCCGACGGTGCAGCAGCGCACGGTCGACGCGCTGAAGACGGTCCGGGCGAACAACCCGGGCATCAAGCTGTACGTCACCTTCGGCACCGGCCAGTCGGGGCCGGACAACAGCCTGGTCAACCGGGCGGCGCAGGCCGGGCTGACGGTCGACGGCTGGGTCATCATGCCGTTCGACTTCGGCGGCGCCGGCCAGAACATGGGCACGCTCACGCAGCGCGCGGCCGAGGGCCTCAAGAACGTCGTCAAGTCGGCTTACGGCTATGACGACGACACGGCCTACCGGCACATGGGCATCTCGTCGATGAACGGCATCACCGACAACAGCGAGACGGTCACCCTGAACGACTTCACCACGATCCTGGCCTACGCGAACCAGCACCACCTGGCCCGGTTGACGTTCTGGTCGGCCAACCGCGACCGGCCCTGCCCGGGCGCCTACCCGAACGACGACACGTGTTCGGGCGTTTCCCAGCAGGCGTGGGACTTCACGAGGATCTTCGCCCGCTACGCCGGCTGA
- a CDS encoding MFS transporter, which translates to MTATTATEARPFDWFRTLGKRGRRAFVGAFGGYGLDSFDYQTLPLGLAAITAYFGISSGEAGLLGTTTLVVSAIGGVGAGMLADRIGRVRTLQITIAMYTIFTVLCGFAPNFETLLVFRALQGLGFGGEWAAGAALVAEYSSARYRGRTVAFVQSAWAVGWGLSVIVYTVVFSVASDDVAWRIMFWTGVIPALLVLWVRKSVKDAPRAEERLKAERPKGTLVRIFKTDLLRTTFFAALLATGVQGGYYTISTWLPSYLKKTRELTVIGTGGYLAFLITGAFVGYVCGGYLTDLMGRKKTFLTFALLSAALIVAYTQIPKGANGLVLVLGFPLGFSMSAIFSGFGAYLAELYPTSLRGTGQGFTYNFGRAVGAIFPTIVGFLGAGGAIVFGALGYGIAVLALLGLPETRGIELVD; encoded by the coding sequence ATGACTGCGACAACTGCTACCGAGGCCCGGCCGTTCGACTGGTTCCGCACGCTCGGAAAACGCGGGCGGCGCGCCTTCGTGGGCGCGTTCGGCGGCTATGGCCTGGATTCGTTCGACTACCAGACCCTGCCGCTCGGCCTGGCCGCGATCACCGCGTACTTCGGCATTTCGAGCGGCGAAGCCGGCCTGCTCGGCACGACGACGCTGGTCGTGTCGGCCATCGGCGGGGTCGGGGCCGGCATGCTGGCCGACCGGATCGGCCGCGTCCGCACGCTCCAGATCACCATCGCGATGTACACGATCTTCACGGTGCTCTGCGGCTTCGCGCCCAACTTCGAGACGCTGCTGGTCTTCCGCGCCCTGCAGGGCCTGGGCTTCGGCGGTGAGTGGGCGGCCGGTGCCGCGCTGGTCGCCGAGTACTCCTCGGCCCGCTACCGCGGCCGGACCGTGGCGTTCGTGCAGAGCGCGTGGGCGGTCGGCTGGGGCCTGTCGGTGATCGTCTACACCGTCGTGTTCAGCGTCGCGAGTGACGACGTGGCCTGGCGCATCATGTTCTGGACCGGTGTCATCCCCGCGCTGCTCGTGCTGTGGGTGCGCAAGAGCGTCAAGGACGCCCCGCGCGCCGAAGAACGCCTGAAGGCCGAACGCCCGAAGGGCACGCTCGTCCGGATCTTCAAGACCGACCTCCTGCGCACGACGTTCTTCGCCGCGCTGCTCGCCACCGGCGTCCAGGGCGGGTACTACACGATCTCGACGTGGCTGCCGTCCTACCTGAAGAAGACGCGTGAGCTGACCGTGATCGGCACCGGCGGGTACCTCGCGTTCCTCATCACCGGCGCCTTCGTCGGCTACGTCTGCGGCGGCTACCTCACGGACCTGATGGGGCGCAAGAAGACCTTCCTGACGTTCGCGCTGCTCTCGGCCGCGCTGATCGTCGCGTACACGCAGATCCCCAAGGGCGCCAACGGGCTCGTGCTGGTGCTGGGCTTCCCGCTCGGCTTCTCGATGTCCGCCATCTTCAGCGGCTTCGGCGCGTACCTCGCGGAGCTGTACCCGACGTCGCTGCGCGGGACGGGACAGGGCTTCACGTACAACTTCGGCCGTGCGGTGGGCGCCATCTTCCCGACCATCGTGGGCTTCCTCGGTGCCGGCGGCGCGATCGTGTTCGGCGCGCTCGGCTACGGCATCGCCGTGCTCGCGCTGCTCGGCCTTCCCGAGACCCGGGGTATCGAACTCGTCGACTGA
- a CDS encoding 5-oxoprolinase subunit B family protein, with translation MTVRLLPCGRRAVLVEPDDVLGFQAALEQAPPDGLVELVPAARTLLVRFDPSVTDADRLGALLRQVSPVDSVVSSSAEVVIPVVYDGEDLADVAADAGLSVSSLIARHSGGSYVSAFCGFAPGFAYLSGLDPALHVPRRPTPRTRIPAGSVAIAGEYSAVYPSASPGGWRLLGRTGVPVWDVERDPPNLLPPGTKVRFEAVRA, from the coding sequence ATGACCGTCCGGCTGCTGCCGTGCGGGCGGCGCGCGGTGCTCGTGGAACCGGACGACGTGCTCGGTTTCCAGGCCGCGCTGGAACAAGCACCTCCGGACGGCCTGGTCGAGCTGGTCCCGGCGGCCCGGACGCTGCTGGTCCGCTTCGACCCGTCGGTGACGGACGCGGACCGGCTGGGCGCGCTGCTGCGTCAGGTGTCCCCTGTGGACAGTGTGGTCTCCTCTTCGGCCGAGGTGGTGATCCCGGTGGTGTACGACGGCGAGGACCTGGCCGACGTCGCGGCCGATGCGGGCCTGAGCGTTTCTTCCCTGATCGCCCGGCACAGCGGGGGTTCGTACGTCTCGGCGTTCTGCGGGTTCGCGCCGGGGTTCGCGTACCTGTCCGGTTTGGACCCGGCGCTGCACGTCCCGCGCCGGCCGACGCCCCGGACGCGCATCCCGGCGGGCTCGGTGGCGATCGCCGGCGAGTACAGCGCGGTGTACCCGAGCGCGTCGCCGGGCGGCTGGCGGCTGCTCGGCCGGACGGGCGTTCCGGTGTGGGACGTCGAGCGCGACCCGCCGAACCTGCTGCCACCGGGCACGAAGGTGCGGTTCGAGGCGGTGAGGGCGTGA
- a CDS encoding 5-oxoprolinase subunit C family protein has translation MKLEVVRPGFTTTVQDLGRPGHAALGVGRSGAADRGSFRLANRLVGNPPGAAALEVTLGGLVLRASAVTTVAVTGALCPVSPGGMNAPMTLWPGDELVLGTASAGLRCYVAVRGGIDVPPVLGSRSTDTLGKLGPPPLAAGMLLPVGTPGAFPAADLAPRAALPDAPVLRVTPGPRRDWFASPDDLLSAVYTVSPDSDRVGIRLTGPALERVRHDELPSEACVPGSLQVPPSGRPILFHADHPTTGGYPVIAVVEEDDLDVAAQLRPGQTLRFRPAS, from the coding sequence GTGAAGCTCGAAGTCGTGCGGCCGGGGTTCACGACGACGGTGCAGGACCTCGGCCGGCCCGGGCACGCGGCGCTCGGCGTCGGCCGATCGGGTGCCGCGGACCGCGGGTCGTTCCGGCTGGCCAACCGGCTCGTCGGGAACCCTCCTGGCGCCGCGGCTCTGGAGGTGACGCTCGGCGGGCTGGTGCTGCGCGCTTCGGCCGTCACGACGGTGGCGGTGACCGGCGCGCTGTGCCCGGTGTCGCCGGGTGGCATGAACGCGCCGATGACGTTGTGGCCGGGTGACGAGCTCGTGCTGGGCACGGCTTCCGCCGGCTTGCGCTGCTACGTCGCGGTGCGCGGCGGGATCGACGTGCCACCGGTGCTCGGCTCGCGGTCCACGGACACGCTCGGGAAGCTGGGGCCGCCACCGCTCGCCGCCGGGATGCTGCTGCCGGTGGGTACGCCTGGCGCTTTCCCGGCGGCCGATCTGGCACCGCGCGCGGCGCTGCCCGACGCGCCGGTCCTGCGCGTCACACCGGGACCACGTCGCGACTGGTTCGCGTCGCCGGACGACTTGCTGTCCGCTGTGTACACGGTCTCGCCGGACTCGGACCGCGTCGGCATCCGCCTGACGGGACCCGCACTCGAGCGGGTCCGCCACGACGAGCTGCCGTCCGAGGCGTGCGTCCCGGGTTCGCTGCAGGTGCCGCCGTCGGGCCGGCCGATCCTGTTCCACGCGGACCACCCGACGACCGGCGGCTACCCGGTGATCGCGGTCGTCGAGGAGGACGACCTGGACGTCGCGGCCCAGCTGCGCCCCGGTCAGACCCTGCGCTTCAGGCCCGCGTCGTGA
- a CDS encoding ricin-type beta-trefoil lectin domain protein has product MRKRSLLSLLGVTAVAAATFAAPAQAAGETVNVWLTTTSDSGGRTVTRGLQQQTPVTFTSGTGTGGVTINVNEGTTYQQFEGGGASFTDTAAWLMNSSGALSQATRDDTMRKLFDPNSGIGLSFIRNPLGASDLARYSYTFDDMPAGQTDPNLTHFSIAHDQADVLPLTKQAKQLNPQAKVMASPWSAPPWMKDNDSYLLGWVESQYYPAYAQYFVKYLQAYQAAGVPIDYVSMQNEPTCCSSYPSTNWNGAGLAYFAKNNLLPALQGAGLSTKVLALDWNWDTYASYGAPTLDDAAIRTHPNFGGVAWHGYGGDIAQQTTTHNQYPNVNAYSTEHSGGTWISNQQAEDMNNIVDYTRNWSKSVTKWSLAVDQNMGPHNGGCGTCTGLITVHNGDSRSGQVDYTVEYYTMGHLTKFVKPGAYRIDSNDNSTVRNVAWKNPDGSKALIAYNSSTGNQSVRVNWGTSSFTYTLPGHTSATFTWAGNQGNGGGTGKTGPITGLGGKCIDVAGANSANGTAVQLYDCNGSNAQQWTVGTDGTIRALGKCLDVTGQSTADGAQLQLWDCGGTANQRWAATAAKDLVGAGSNKCADATGNSSANGTRLQIWTCTGAANQKWNVPA; this is encoded by the coding sequence ATGAGAAAACGCTCTCTTCTCTCCCTGCTCGGCGTGACCGCGGTCGCCGCCGCCACCTTCGCCGCGCCCGCGCAGGCCGCGGGCGAGACGGTCAACGTCTGGCTCACCACCACCAGCGACTCCGGCGGCCGGACGGTCACCCGCGGCCTCCAGCAGCAGACCCCGGTCACGTTCACCTCCGGCACCGGCACCGGCGGCGTGACGATCAATGTCAACGAAGGCACCACCTACCAGCAGTTCGAAGGCGGCGGAGCGTCCTTCACGGACACCGCGGCGTGGCTGATGAACTCCAGCGGCGCCCTGAGCCAGGCCACCCGCGACGACACGATGCGCAAGCTGTTCGACCCGAACAGCGGGATCGGGCTGAGCTTCATCCGCAACCCGCTCGGCGCGTCCGACCTGGCCCGCTACAGCTACACCTTCGACGACATGCCGGCCGGGCAGACCGACCCGAACCTGACGCACTTCTCGATCGCGCACGACCAGGCCGACGTGCTGCCGCTGACCAAGCAGGCCAAGCAGCTCAACCCCCAGGCCAAGGTGATGGCGTCGCCGTGGAGCGCGCCGCCGTGGATGAAGGACAACGACAGCTACCTGCTGGGCTGGGTCGAATCACAGTACTACCCGGCCTACGCGCAGTACTTCGTCAAGTACCTCCAGGCTTACCAGGCCGCGGGCGTGCCGATCGACTACGTCTCGATGCAGAACGAGCCGACGTGCTGCTCGAGCTACCCGTCGACCAACTGGAACGGCGCCGGGCTGGCGTACTTCGCGAAGAACAACCTGCTGCCGGCGCTGCAGGGTGCCGGACTGTCCACGAAGGTCCTCGCGCTCGACTGGAACTGGGACACCTACGCGTCCTACGGCGCGCCCACCCTGGACGACGCGGCGATCCGCACCCACCCGAACTTCGGGGGTGTGGCCTGGCACGGCTACGGCGGCGACATCGCGCAGCAGACGACGACGCACAACCAGTACCCGAACGTCAACGCCTACTCGACCGAGCACTCCGGCGGCACCTGGATCTCGAACCAGCAGGCCGAGGACATGAACAACATCGTCGACTACACGCGCAACTGGTCGAAGAGCGTCACCAAGTGGAGCCTCGCCGTCGACCAGAACATGGGCCCGCACAACGGCGGCTGCGGCACCTGCACCGGCCTGATCACCGTCCACAACGGAGACTCGCGCAGCGGGCAGGTCGACTACACCGTCGAGTACTACACGATGGGCCACCTGACGAAGTTCGTGAAGCCGGGCGCGTACCGGATCGACTCGAACGACAACTCGACCGTGCGCAACGTCGCCTGGAAGAACCCGGACGGCTCGAAGGCGCTCATCGCGTACAACTCCAGCACGGGCAACCAGAGCGTGCGCGTGAACTGGGGCACCTCCTCGTTCACCTACACCCTGCCCGGCCACACATCGGCGACGTTCACCTGGGCCGGCAACCAGGGCAACGGCGGCGGCACCGGCAAGACCGGCCCGATCACGGGGCTCGGCGGCAAGTGCATCGACGTCGCCGGCGCGAACAGCGCCAACGGCACCGCGGTCCAGCTCTACGACTGCAACGGCTCCAACGCCCAGCAGTGGACAGTCGGCACCGACGGCACGATCCGCGCGCTGGGCAAGTGCCTCGACGTCACCGGGCAGTCCACAGCGGACGGTGCGCAGCTGCAGCTCTGGGACTGCGGCGGGACGGCGAACCAGAGATGGGCGGCCACCGCGGCGAAGGACCTCGTCGGCGCTGGCTCGAACAAGTGCGCCGACGCCACCGGCAACTCGAGCGCGAACGGCACCCGGCTGCAGATCTGGACGTGCACCGGCGCCGCCAACCAGAAGTGGAACGTGCCCGCATGA